Proteins encoded together in one Salarias fasciatus chromosome 17, fSalaFa1.1, whole genome shotgun sequence window:
- the coa6 gene encoding cytochrome c oxidase assembly factor 6 homolog, translating to MTAPNSEERKACWDSRDLLWKCLDDNNDSVSSCQELQSQFEAKCPAQWVKYFTKRRDFLKFKEKMQTESFKPAEGPQEES from the exons ATGACCGCTCCAAACTCAGAAGAGAGGAAGGCCTGCTGGGACTCCAGGGATCTGCTCTGGAAATGTTTAGACGACAACAACGACAGTGTTTCATCCtgccaggagctgcagagccagtTTGAGGCAAAGTGTCCAGCTCAGTGG GTGAAATACTTCACCAAGAGGAGAGACTTCCTGAAATTCAAGGAGAAGATGCAGACAGAAAGCTTCAAACCGGCTGAAGGCCCCCAGGAGGAATCTTAA